In the genome of Nocardioides marmoribigeumensis, one region contains:
- a CDS encoding YwiC-like family protein translates to MSRGATWVPNQHGAWAMLATPLLVGVLAGGASWTQLPLALVWFCGYFAFFAAGLWLKSRRKPRFRAPVVVYSAACVPLAAVVLALQPSLLRWAPAFAPFLVVGLVEAVRRRDRSLLSGAATTLAASLMTVVAYDAGPGEDWTRAWLLTAVVAGYHLGVLVHVKALIRERRNPAYARAAVALHVLLTLLAALVSWPLVLVGVVLVARTVLAQRLAPSPKRVGIAELVVNVLVVVVALGSVGT, encoded by the coding sequence GTGAGCCGCGGCGCCACCTGGGTGCCCAACCAGCACGGCGCGTGGGCGATGCTCGCCACCCCGCTGCTGGTCGGCGTCCTCGCGGGCGGCGCGTCCTGGACCCAGCTGCCGCTGGCGCTGGTGTGGTTCTGCGGCTACTTCGCGTTCTTCGCCGCCGGGCTGTGGCTCAAGTCCCGGCGCAAGCCCCGCTTCCGTGCTCCGGTCGTCGTCTACTCCGCAGCCTGTGTCCCGCTCGCCGCGGTCGTCCTCGCGCTCCAACCCTCCTTGCTGCGGTGGGCTCCCGCGTTCGCGCCGTTCCTCGTGGTCGGGCTCGTCGAGGCCGTCCGCCGGCGGGACAGGTCGCTGCTCAGCGGCGCCGCGACCACCCTGGCCGCCTCGCTCATGACGGTCGTGGCGTACGACGCCGGGCCGGGCGAGGACTGGACGCGCGCGTGGCTGCTGACCGCGGTGGTGGCCGGCTACCACCTGGGCGTCCTGGTCCACGTCAAGGCGCTGATCCGCGAGCGCCGCAACCCGGCGTACGCCCGGGCGGCCGTGGCGCTGCACGTGCTGCTCACGCTCCTGGCGGCGCTGGTCTCCTGGCCGCTCGTGCTCGTCGGCGTCGTGCTGGTCGCCCGCACCGTGCTCGCGCAGCGGCTCGCCCCGTCGCCCAAGCGGGTCGGCATCGCCGAGCTGGTGGTCAACGTGCTCGTCGTGGTCGTGGCGCTGGGTAGCGTCGGGACATGA
- a CDS encoding LLM class F420-dependent oxidoreductase — protein sequence MTMTLRIFTEPQQGATYDDLLRVARATEDLGFEAFFRSDHYLGMGTEGLPGPSDAWITLAGLARDTTTIRLGTLMTSATFRHPGPLAISVANVDQMSGGRVELGIGAGWFEAEHTKYGIPFPATAERFDRLEEQLAVITGLWATAGGFSFAGEHYSVEDSPGLPKPVQQPRPPVIIGGKGKRRTPALTAAYADEFNVPFESAAFSGEQFARVRAACEEAGREPVRLSNALILACGRDDAEVDRRLEAIGQTRETMDGPGVCGTPAQVVEQLGKYAEAGSTRAYLQVLDLADLDHLELVASEVAPQL from the coding sequence ATGACCATGACGCTGCGCATCTTCACCGAGCCCCAGCAGGGCGCGACGTACGACGACCTGTTGCGCGTCGCACGGGCCACCGAGGACCTCGGGTTCGAGGCGTTCTTCCGCTCCGACCACTACCTCGGCATGGGCACCGAGGGCCTGCCCGGTCCCTCCGACGCCTGGATCACGCTGGCCGGCCTGGCCCGGGACACGACCACGATCCGGCTCGGGACGCTGATGACCTCGGCGACGTTCCGGCACCCCGGTCCGCTGGCGATCAGCGTTGCCAACGTCGACCAGATGTCCGGCGGCCGCGTGGAGCTCGGCATCGGTGCCGGCTGGTTCGAGGCCGAGCACACGAAGTACGGGATCCCCTTCCCTGCCACGGCTGAGCGCTTCGACCGTCTCGAGGAGCAGCTCGCGGTCATCACCGGGCTGTGGGCCACGGCCGGGGGCTTCTCCTTCGCCGGCGAGCACTACTCCGTCGAGGACTCCCCCGGGCTGCCCAAGCCCGTGCAGCAGCCGCGGCCGCCGGTGATCATCGGCGGCAAGGGCAAGAGGCGCACGCCCGCCCTGACCGCGGCCTACGCCGACGAGTTCAACGTGCCCTTCGAGTCCGCGGCCTTCTCGGGCGAGCAGTTCGCCCGCGTGCGCGCCGCCTGCGAGGAGGCCGGCCGCGAGCCCGTGCGCCTGTCCAACGCGCTGATCCTGGCGTGCGGCCGCGACGACGCCGAGGTCGACCGGCGGCTCGAGGCGATCGGCCAGACGCGGGAGACGATGGACGGTCCGGGCGTCTGCGGCACGCCCGCGCAGGTCGTCGAGCAGCTCGGCAAGTACGCCGAGGCCGGCTCGACCCGGGCCTACCTCCAGGTCCTCGACCTCGCCGACCTCGACCACCTCGAGCTGGTCGCGAGCGAGGTCGCGCCTCAGCTCTGA
- a CDS encoding helical backbone metal receptor translates to MDDDLGTPLWLEGPARRVVSLVPSLTEALAATRPEALVGATDWCTHPADLDVARVRGTKNPDLDAIRSLRPDVVVANREENRELDVRRLRESGVQVWVTVVETVPQALDAMDRLFADALGWGVPDWLAAVRRAWDRPEPGVRTRAAVPIWRDPWMVVGRETFTRDLLRRLGVANVFDDWEGRYPSVTVEEIAAAGPDVVLLPDEPYVFTADDGPEAFPGLETRLVSGRLITWYGPSLLEAADLDLLT, encoded by the coding sequence ATGGACGACGACCTGGGCACGCCCCTGTGGCTCGAGGGCCCCGCGCGGCGGGTGGTGAGCCTGGTCCCGAGCCTCACCGAGGCGCTCGCCGCCACCCGTCCCGAGGCTCTGGTCGGGGCCACCGACTGGTGCACGCACCCCGCCGACCTCGATGTCGCCCGGGTCCGCGGCACCAAGAACCCCGACCTCGACGCGATCCGCTCGCTGCGGCCCGACGTGGTCGTGGCCAACCGCGAGGAAAACCGCGAGCTCGACGTACGCCGGCTGCGCGAGTCGGGCGTGCAGGTCTGGGTCACCGTCGTCGAGACGGTGCCGCAGGCGCTCGACGCGATGGACCGCCTCTTCGCCGACGCCCTCGGGTGGGGCGTGCCGGACTGGCTGGCCGCCGTACGCCGGGCGTGGGACCGGCCCGAGCCGGGCGTCCGCACGCGCGCCGCGGTCCCGATCTGGCGCGACCCGTGGATGGTGGTCGGGCGCGAGACGTTCACCCGTGACCTGCTGCGCCGCCTGGGCGTGGCCAACGTGTTCGACGACTGGGAGGGGCGCTACCCCTCGGTGACCGTCGAGGAGATCGCGGCCGCCGGACCGGACGTCGTGCTGCTGCCCGACGAGCCCTACGTCTTCACCGCGGACGACGGGCCGGAGGCGTTCCCCGGCCTCGAGACACGGCTGGTCAGCGGGCGCCTGATCACCTGGTACGGACCGTCCCTGCTCGAGGCCGCCGACCTCGACCTGCTCACGTGA
- a CDS encoding pyridoxamine 5'-phosphate oxidase family protein — protein MDDARELTDRARRMLAATQYLTLATADHDGRPWASTLWYAAWQPTSPDDGLDLVLLWLSRHEAQHSRNVLARPEAAISVFDSSQPAGTGEGLQLDVTAGLVPSPEIDDPVAVLSEASVAAGGNPWDRGKVEGPDAVLHLYAARVRSAYLLGRGTRVRLPLVSG, from the coding sequence ATGGACGACGCCCGCGAGCTGACGGACCGCGCCCGGCGCATGCTCGCCGCGACCCAGTACCTCACCCTCGCCACCGCCGACCACGACGGGCGGCCGTGGGCCTCGACGCTCTGGTACGCCGCGTGGCAGCCGACGAGCCCCGACGACGGGCTCGACCTCGTGCTGCTCTGGCTCTCACGCCACGAGGCCCAGCACTCGCGCAACGTGCTCGCACGGCCCGAGGCCGCGATCAGCGTGTTCGACAGCAGCCAGCCGGCGGGCACCGGTGAGGGCCTCCAGCTCGACGTGACGGCCGGGCTCGTCCCCTCACCCGAGATCGACGATCCGGTCGCGGTGCTGTCCGAGGCGTCCGTGGCAGCCGGCGGCAACCCGTGGGACCGCGGCAAGGTCGAGGGGCCCGACGCCGTCCTGCACCTGTACGCCGCACGCGTGCGGTCGGCGTACCTCCTCGGCAGGGGCACGCGCGTGCGCCTGCCGCTCGTCTCCGGCTAG
- a CDS encoding PxKF domain-containing protein, translated as MSQHDLHQPDGPTPVRRHRRRRTTASLLCLAVAAATWSLAPEARAAGNTMWFSGTNGDVHRSYGGNGVVQIDGSITFEGDCDVYGRSGTVDDYIYPTTDVYLVRAGSTAPGLELDDLSGSPNTIVGTGGGSFIGETIAVTTPSGALGDGDYDIVFDTCQDGVFDTTDAVFHDAVHVDVPDGEVPPVDPSLRQMKEAARQQYMSWIEARMGLLAILKIQDAKTLASCLLSPSVMCLWKSKSWLKDYDAAKAKGPSKVKAIALHEMMNQAKHYFGIWQDPADPDFRALPRAVDPGVAEPAATGDALTDALDATAAPLAAESAMAEQLLHAAERYQGAQQAGDSAWALAQARAVRDAAETLAAHLRDDDTTGDLVATLRADLTGIVDEAESDEDVLDRLRRNGLTADETRTLRNRGMSEADVRALEAELVAGGSVSAPDAAGLGATLDHLTAARTQLLTAAEDMAAGWADHVQALEKVADQTLPVADAGPATRTDDSGLVHLDATASRAGRDGARLTTFDWDTDGDGAYDDAHGSTADVQLPTSRAVALRVTDAAGNQAVDTVHVHRAGADRAPVITASSPAPAAVVQAGDATTFTVQADDPDGDALHYAWTYGGEPVGDDSASYTLQTSQVGAAFLQVEVTGARRSAMTAWTVTVTGEDADGDGWAGGAGGPDCDDTRTDVHPQGPERFGNGLDDDCDAGTPDGPVGGLRGTVEGWGIRIGVGRTPGSGDADYTTPVDVPALGDDVRSVQSTHAGGFATVGDEGAAWAWGRNFGQVGDGTYTDRWTPVPVLGVGGAAGSRLTGVAQVASQSDHVLARLGGGALVAWGSNLNRQLGSGDSVATRLFPIKVLDAAGQQVSDAVSVETGENTSLAVTRDGRVRQWGVVACDGDNATTTVRGTADVNPVLGGHVVQVASASGGTVLVRRADGSLQSCSGNDYMLGRDHTISTVNVPGTVEGLGSGVVDVSVGSTSVVALKEDGSVWTWGRNLNHVLDVLGLPAGGEATYPTRVTLPEGPPVIAVDTDDSTAVHALRADGSVLAWGGDTYSNTGTGRTSGIGIPAPEVLDLGGRRAIALTGANWNGMALTRPALDPDFEPAVQWVHASLADATVTEAEGGTARLTLTVAAPRQLDVRYQVGDGPVREATVPAGATVADLPVGVVDDALDEDDETVPMTVLSVSDGVVVDRGTATLTVTDDDAAPVASIGSTTVQEGDTSLRDVVLPLSLDRAGGKEATVEWTATADGRELVHGTVVLAAGETRGEVHVPVVGDTAPGADRSVDVAVTGTDNARPGHGGTVTVTDDDPLALHVTAPADPVAEGDAGTTAVPVEIGVDQAVPAGETLSVPWAVRAGTAEVGPDVLEGHGTVVLDSTHPTATVTVQVVGDRAAEPLDLEVLSVAVDAAGVTESAGRRVLPPSASTISVLDDDAGPAVAVDGPVSLDEGGTVAVHGAADAPATWSVSGTGCTVADAHALDTTLTCRRDGFYELLLTADDGVNPPATGGTTVLVANLAPTLRVDSPADGATVSAGTPVTLAATAADAGPDDTVTCTVAWGDGSGEQPAPGCTATHTFTAAGTPQVTVTARDGDGGVTTRQVGLDVRAGGPAYPFDGFYAPVDNPDVVNVVKAGSAVPVKFSLGGYRGLDVLAAGSPASGAHRCDTTEASDALEETAQPGAAGLTYDSGTGRYQYVWKTPKTWAGTCRTLVVTLGDGRSRTAEFRFR; from the coding sequence ATGTCCCAGCACGACCTCCACCAGCCCGACGGGCCGACGCCGGTGCGCCGTCACCGCCGACGGCGTACGACGGCCTCCCTGCTCTGCCTGGCCGTCGCCGCCGCCACGTGGTCCCTCGCGCCCGAGGCCCGCGCGGCGGGCAACACGATGTGGTTCTCGGGGACCAACGGCGACGTCCACCGGTCCTACGGCGGCAACGGCGTCGTGCAGATCGACGGCTCGATCACCTTCGAGGGCGACTGCGACGTCTACGGGCGCTCGGGGACGGTGGACGACTACATCTACCCGACGACCGACGTCTACCTCGTGCGCGCCGGGTCCACCGCACCCGGTCTCGAGCTCGACGACCTCAGCGGGTCGCCCAACACGATCGTGGGCACGGGCGGCGGCAGCTTCATCGGCGAGACGATCGCGGTGACCACGCCCAGCGGCGCGCTCGGCGACGGCGACTACGACATCGTCTTCGACACCTGCCAGGACGGGGTGTTCGACACCACCGACGCGGTGTTCCACGACGCCGTCCACGTCGACGTGCCGGACGGCGAGGTGCCGCCCGTGGACCCGTCGCTGCGGCAGATGAAGGAGGCCGCGCGGCAGCAGTACATGAGCTGGATCGAGGCCCGCATGGGGCTCCTGGCGATCCTCAAGATCCAGGACGCCAAGACCCTGGCCTCGTGCCTGCTCTCGCCGAGCGTGATGTGCCTGTGGAAGTCGAAGTCGTGGCTCAAGGACTACGACGCCGCGAAGGCGAAGGGACCGAGCAAGGTCAAGGCGATCGCGCTGCACGAGATGATGAACCAGGCCAAGCACTACTTCGGGATCTGGCAGGACCCGGCCGACCCCGACTTCCGCGCCCTGCCCCGCGCCGTGGACCCCGGGGTCGCCGAGCCCGCCGCGACCGGCGACGCGCTCACCGACGCGCTCGACGCCACTGCTGCGCCGCTGGCCGCCGAGAGCGCCATGGCCGAGCAGCTGCTCCACGCCGCCGAGCGCTACCAGGGCGCCCAGCAGGCTGGAGACTCCGCGTGGGCGCTGGCCCAGGCCCGCGCCGTCCGCGACGCCGCGGAGACCCTTGCGGCGCACCTGCGCGACGACGACACCACCGGCGACCTGGTCGCCACCCTGCGCGCGGACCTCACCGGCATCGTCGACGAGGCCGAGTCCGACGAGGACGTGCTCGACCGGCTGCGCCGCAACGGCCTCACCGCGGACGAGACCCGCACCCTGCGCAACCGCGGGATGAGCGAGGCCGACGTCCGCGCCCTGGAGGCCGAGCTCGTCGCCGGTGGCTCGGTCAGCGCACCGGACGCCGCCGGGCTGGGCGCCACGCTGGACCACCTGACCGCTGCGCGCACGCAGCTGCTCACCGCCGCCGAGGACATGGCCGCCGGCTGGGCCGACCACGTGCAGGCGCTGGAGAAGGTCGCCGACCAGACCCTGCCGGTCGCCGACGCCGGACCCGCCACCCGCACCGACGACAGCGGCCTGGTCCACCTCGACGCCACCGCGAGCCGCGCCGGCCGCGACGGCGCCCGGTTGACGACCTTCGACTGGGACACCGACGGGGACGGGGCGTACGACGACGCCCACGGCTCCACCGCCGACGTGCAGCTGCCCACCTCCCGGGCGGTCGCCCTGCGGGTCACCGACGCCGCGGGCAACCAGGCCGTGGACACCGTCCACGTGCACCGGGCCGGTGCGGACCGCGCGCCCGTGATCACCGCGTCCTCGCCGGCACCGGCTGCCGTCGTGCAGGCCGGCGACGCGACCACCTTCACCGTGCAGGCCGACGACCCCGACGGGGACGCGCTGCACTACGCCTGGACCTACGGCGGCGAGCCGGTCGGGGACGACTCCGCGTCGTACACCCTGCAGACCAGCCAGGTCGGCGCCGCGTTCCTGCAGGTCGAGGTGACCGGCGCACGTCGCTCGGCGATGACCGCCTGGACCGTCACGGTGACCGGCGAGGACGCCGACGGCGACGGCTGGGCCGGAGGTGCCGGGGGACCCGACTGCGACGACACCCGCACCGACGTGCACCCGCAGGGACCGGAGCGCTTCGGCAACGGCCTCGACGACGACTGCGACGCCGGTACGCCGGACGGGCCGGTCGGCGGCCTGCGCGGCACGGTCGAGGGCTGGGGCATCCGGATCGGCGTCGGGCGCACGCCCGGGTCGGGCGACGCCGACTACACCACGCCCGTCGACGTCCCGGCACTCGGCGACGACGTCCGCTCCGTGCAGTCCACCCACGCGGGCGGCTTCGCCACCGTCGGTGACGAGGGTGCGGCGTGGGCCTGGGGCCGCAACTTCGGCCAGGTCGGCGACGGCACCTACACCGACCGGTGGACCCCGGTCCCGGTGCTCGGGGTCGGCGGGGCGGCGGGCAGCCGGCTCACCGGCGTCGCCCAGGTCGCCTCGCAGAGCGACCACGTGCTGGCCCGCCTCGGCGGTGGGGCGCTCGTGGCGTGGGGCTCCAACCTCAACCGGCAGCTCGGCAGCGGCGACAGCGTCGCCACGCGGCTCTTCCCAATCAAGGTGCTCGACGCCGCGGGCCAGCAGGTGAGCGACGCGGTGTCGGTCGAGACCGGGGAGAACACCTCGCTCGCCGTCACCCGGGACGGGCGCGTGCGCCAGTGGGGCGTCGTGGCCTGCGACGGGGACAACGCCACCACGACCGTGCGCGGGACCGCGGACGTCAACCCCGTCCTCGGCGGCCACGTCGTGCAGGTCGCCTCGGCGAGCGGCGGCACGGTGCTGGTGCGTCGCGCCGACGGCAGCCTGCAGTCCTGCTCGGGCAACGACTACATGCTCGGCCGTGACCACACCATCTCGACGGTCAACGTCCCGGGGACGGTCGAGGGGCTCGGCTCGGGCGTCGTCGACGTCTCGGTCGGGAGCACCAGCGTCGTCGCGCTGAAGGAGGACGGCTCGGTGTGGACCTGGGGCCGCAACCTCAACCACGTCCTCGACGTGCTCGGCCTGCCGGCCGGCGGCGAGGCGACGTACCCCACGCGGGTGACGCTGCCCGAGGGTCCTCCGGTGATCGCGGTGGACACCGACGACAGCACCGCGGTCCACGCGCTGCGCGCCGACGGGTCCGTGCTGGCCTGGGGCGGGGACACCTACTCCAACACCGGGACCGGACGCACCAGCGGGATCGGGATCCCGGCTCCCGAGGTGCTCGACCTCGGCGGCCGTCGGGCGATCGCGCTCACCGGTGCCAACTGGAACGGCATGGCGCTGACCCGGCCCGCGCTCGACCCGGACTTCGAACCGGCCGTGCAGTGGGTCCACGCCTCCCTCGCCGACGCCACCGTCACCGAGGCCGAGGGCGGCACCGCGCGCCTGACCCTGACGGTCGCGGCGCCGCGGCAGCTCGACGTGCGCTACCAGGTCGGCGACGGCCCGGTGCGCGAGGCCACGGTCCCGGCCGGCGCCACGGTCGCGGACCTGCCGGTCGGTGTCGTCGACGACGCGCTCGACGAGGACGACGAGACCGTGCCGATGACGGTCCTCTCGGTCTCGGACGGCGTGGTCGTCGACCGCGGGACCGCGACGCTCACCGTGACGGACGACGACGCCGCCCCGGTCGCCTCGATCGGGAGCACCACCGTGCAGGAGGGCGACACCAGCCTGCGCGACGTGGTCCTCCCGCTGAGCCTGGACCGGGCCGGCGGCAAGGAGGCCACCGTGGAGTGGACCGCCACCGCGGACGGGCGTGAGCTCGTGCACGGCACCGTCGTGCTCGCCGCCGGCGAGACCCGGGGCGAGGTCCACGTGCCGGTCGTCGGCGACACCGCGCCCGGCGCGGACCGCTCGGTCGACGTCGCGGTCACCGGCACCGACAACGCCCGGCCCGGCCACGGCGGCACCGTCACCGTGACCGACGACGACCCGCTGGCGCTGCACGTCACCGCGCCGGCCGACCCGGTCGCCGAGGGCGACGCGGGCACGACGGCCGTCCCGGTCGAGATCGGCGTCGACCAGGCGGTCCCGGCCGGGGAGACCCTGTCGGTGCCCTGGGCCGTCCGAGCGGGTACGGCGGAGGTGGGCCCCGACGTGCTCGAGGGCCACGGGACGGTGGTGCTCGACAGCACCCACCCGACCGCGACGGTGACCGTGCAGGTCGTCGGCGACCGGGCCGCCGAGCCGCTGGACCTCGAGGTCCTCTCGGTGGCGGTCGACGCCGCCGGGGTGACCGAGAGCGCGGGCCGCCGGGTCCTCCCGCCGTCGGCGTCGACGATCTCGGTGCTCGACGACGACGCCGGTCCGGCGGTCGCCGTCGACGGGCCGGTGAGCCTCGACGAGGGCGGCACGGTCGCGGTCCACGGCGCCGCCGACGCGCCGGCCACCTGGTCGGTGAGCGGCACGGGCTGCACCGTCGCGGACGCGCACGCGCTCGACACCACGCTGACCTGCCGGCGTGACGGGTTCTACGAGCTGCTGCTCACCGCGGACGACGGGGTCAACCCGCCGGCCACGGGCGGGACCACGGTGCTGGTGGCCAACCTGGCGCCCACACTGCGGGTCGACTCCCCGGCCGACGGGGCGACGGTCTCAGCCGGCACCCCGGTGACCCTCGCCGCCACGGCGGCCGACGCCGGCCCCGACGACACGGTCACGTGCACCGTGGCGTGGGGCGACGGGTCGGGCGAGCAGCCCGCTCCCGGCTGCACGGCGACGCACACCTTCACCGCCGCGGGGACCCCGCAGGTGACGGTGACGGCGCGGGACGGCGACGGCGGGGTGACCACCCGCCAGGTCGGCCTGGACGTGCGGGCGGGCGGGCCGGCGTACCCCTTCGACGGGTTCTACGCCCCGGTCGACAACCCCGACGTGGTCAACGTGGTCAAGGCCGGGTCGGCGGTGCCGGTGAAGTTCTCGCTCGGCGGCTACCGCGGCCTCGACGTCCTGGCCGCCGGCTCGCCGGCGTCGGGGGCGCACCGCTGCGACACCACCGAGGCGTCGGACGCGCTGGAGGAGACCGCCCAGCCGGGCGCCGCCGGCCTGACCTACGACAGCGGGACCGGTCGCTACCAGTACGTGTGGAAGACGCCCAAGACCTGGGCGGGCACCTGCCGCACGCTGGTCGTGACGCTCGGCGACGGCCGGTCGAGGACCGCGGAGTTCCGGTTCCGCTGA